The genomic segment CGCTAAGGAATGCGACGCCGGCAAGGCGATGGCGAACCGGTCTTCGTCGAACGCACTCATATGCAGCCCAGTATCGTCCGGCAGTGGAGGGAGGAGAACGGCTATGTCGCAGAGACCTTCGCGCAGCGTTGCCACCTGTGCGGCGGTGGTCGCCTCTTTGAGTTCGAGGCGCACGTCCGGAAAAGCACGCCGGAAGGCGCGCACTGTTTCAGCCAACCGGCCATACATCGCGCTTCCGACATAGGTCAGGCGAAGCGTTCCTGTGCGCCCGGCAGCAGCGTCCCGGGCCGCCGTGACGGCAAGATCCGCCTGTTCGACAGTCAGGAGTGCATGTTCGAGAAGTGCCTTGCCGGCAGGTGTCAACCGGATGACACGGTTGCCACGTTCCAGCAGTTCCGTGCCGATCTCCTCTTCCAGCCGCCGGACGGTGGCGGTGAGCGGCGGTTGGGACATGTTGAGCCGTTCAGCCGCGCGATGGAAATGCAGCTCCTCAGCGACTGCGATGAATTGCCGAAGTTGTCGAAGGTCAATCACTCATCCCGCCTCTTCTCTGAGCACCATCGTCCGTTTGCTTTTTGTAACAATAACATGGTGATAGTAGTAGCGCGGCGCCACTGGCCAACTCGCTGTTGGTGCGCAACGTCATCGCAGCGTTATAACGAAGGAGTTATTCGCCGAATCGACTTGCGTTCCCACCGTGCGAGCTTCGAACCACGTTCGATTCGACACGAGTGAAGTGATCCCGGTTTCCCGGACAGTTTGACGGCTGAGTTAAGGTGTATCCGGGTCAAGTTTCATGCCGCCAATTTCTCGTCTCGACTTTGCCAGTATGCCTCCCTCGGCGTTCTGCGCTCAAGGGCGGAATGGGGCCGCTCGGTGTTGTAGAAGGTCATCCAGTCGCCGATGACGCGACGCGCCTTGAAGCCGTCGGTCAGTTCTTCGAGATAGATCGCTTCCTGTTTCAGCGATCGCCACAGGCGCTCGATGAAGATGTTGTCCATGCAGCGGCCACGTCCATCCATCGAGATGCGCACGCCAGCCTCGCTCAGCGTGGTAATCCAAGCGCTGCCAGTGAACTGCGACCCCTGATCCGTGTTCATGATCCCGGGCGAACCAAAGCGGACAATGGCCTCCTTCAGCGCCTCGACGCAGAACTCGGCGTACATCGTGTTCGACAACCGCCAGCTCAATACCTTGCGCGTCGCCCAGTCCATGATGGCCACGAGATAGAGAAAGCCGCGGCGCACCGGCACGAACGTGATGTCGGCACACCAGACCTGGTTCGGCTGGTCGATGGTCATGTTGCGCAGCAGATATGGATAGACCGGGTGCTGCGGATGCGGCTGGCTGGTATTCGGACGTTTGTAGATCGCTTCCATACCTATAATCCGCATCAGGCGTCGGACACGATGGCGGCCGACACCTATGCCGTCCCGCTGCAGATAGGTCGCGATCTGCCGGCTGCCAAAGAAGGGATACTTCGTGAAGGCCTTGTCGACCGCCGTCATCACCGCCAGCGTCGCATCGTCGATCCCGACCGCTTCATAGTAGAAGGCCGACCGGCTCAGTTTCACCAACCGGCATTGCTGACTGACACTCAGTTCGGGATGACTACGGCAGATCATGATCTTTTTCTCGGCCGGGCTCATCGCTTGAGCCCTTGAGACAAAAAATCGTTCTCAACGGCCAACCTCCCGATCTTGGCGTGCAACTCCTTCGCCTCGGCTTCCGTTGGCCCGTCCGCCTTGCCGCCACAGGCGAACACATCGGCCATGCCGTCAACAGCTTGCCGCTTCCACTGACTCATCTGGTTCGGATGCACCTGATGCTTGGCCGCAATCTCCTGGATCGTCCTATCGCCACGCAATGCTTCAAGCGCGACTTTCGCCTTGAACTGGTCTGAAAACTTCCGGCGTTTCGCCATCTCGTATCCCTCCAAACGGTTCGGGATACACCTTAGCCAACTGTCCGAATTTCCGGGATCACTTCACACAGCCAAAGCCAGAGATGTCGCCTTCCCAATGCCAGTTGCGCCGCCTGTGACAAGCGCAACCTTTCCCAAAATACCCGTTAGATCAGTCACGCTTGCACAACCCATACCGCCGTACTATAGTTGCTTCATACAACCATATTACGGGTATGCAATGACCGCAACAGATTTCATGATGATTGGACGAATCCGGGACGCCTCGCGTCGGCTGGTTCGCGAACTTGGCTTCATGGAAGCGACGCTTGCCGGTGCCGACCTAACGCCCTCAGCCGTTCATGCGATCATCGAAGTTGGCTCGGGACGGACAACGAATGCCCGCGGCCTGACGCAAACGCTGCGCTTGGAAAAGTCGACAGTCAGCAGGCTGCTAAAAAACTTGATCGCGGACGGTTACCTCACTGAACAGCGGGATGACTGCGACACGCGCATGAAGCGGCTAGCGCTGACCGAACGTGGGCAAGCCAGTCTCGCTGGCATTACGGATTACGCTGTCGACCAGGTTACCGAGGCGATTTCATCTTTGTCGGCAAAAGACGTTGCGACAATTGCGAAAGGGCTCGAAATTTATGCTGCAGCGCTGGGGTCGACTGACCACGCGTCGGAAACGAAGGCGACGATCTCTGAGGGCTATCGGCCGGGCATTATCGGCCGCATGCTGCAGATGCATGCTGAATACTACGCACGCACCGTCGGCTTCGGTGCTGCTTTCGAAACCGGATTGGCGACCGATATGGGCGCATTCTTCTCCCGCCTCGAAAATGAAGAGAATGGTTTCTGGGTAGCGGAAATCGATGGACGACCGGTTGGCACGATCGCGATCGATGGCGAAGACTTGGGCCAAGGCATTGCCCATCTGCGTTGGTTCATCACAGCAGAAGACCTGCAGGGCCAAGGCATAGGCAAGCGATTGATCGATACCGCGCTACGTTTCGTCGATAGTCGAAGCATGCGCGAAACACGGCTCTGGACCTTTCAGGGACTCGATGCCGCCAAGCATCTCTATGAGCGAGTCGGCTTCGAACTGGTAGAAGAAAAACCGGGGCAGCAATGGGGATCCGAGGTGCTGGAACAGCAGTTCCTGCGTGTTTCGCCGTTGCAGGCATGACGCGTTCCAGACAACGGGCGTCACAGTCTAAATCGCCACCCTGGTCCCGTCGTCACCGGCCTTTTGTCGTTTTTGGGAAATGTACAATGGAGCGACGCTATGGCCAAGTTCGGCACCCCATCGCGGATTTGGTTGCCATTCGGAGCATTCTCGACGGCAGGTATCCCGAATGACGGCAAATCGTCCGTCTGAAAGGCCAGATTCTGCTGGATGGAGCCGGGAGCGACGCTGAGCAAACCGATATGCTCACGCAAGTTCGGCAAATATTGTTAGCGTTGTGGTGCGTGCATATAACGGTCAGCTCGCGGATATCATAGAGCTAAATCCATTGCCATTTTCCACAGCGCCAGAACATGGCACCCAAGTTGAGAACTCTAACACAGCACGTACATGGCTACTGACAGCTATGACCCAAATGATGGGACAGAGCATCAAAATTCTCGACAAACTCGATCTCAACGCCGGCGTATCCCCAGAGCATACCTGCCAATTCGACAGACCAATCCCATTGACGGCTCGGCTCGGCTCGGAAAATCAGGCCGCCTCGAGAGCGCCAACGGTGAAGTGCGGATGCCTGTCAAGAACTTCAAAGCCCACAAGTCTCCTTCCCGATCCCAACTTCCATTGAAGCTTGACGCATCGATGATCGATGCATAGAGTATCTATATTATGAGTGAACATTACCCGTCGACGTCGAGCCAGCCAGACTTTCTAAGTCGTTCCTACTGGAACGGGACGATAAAGATGAGTCTGTCGAAATTCTTTATCCTGAGCGCACTGCATCGTCGCCCAATGCATGGCTACGATATCGCCAAGGAAGTTGCTCGCATGTCAAATGGCTGCTGCTCGCCGACGGAAGGCACGATCTACCCAGTTCTTCGGCAGTATGAAGATGGCGGATATGTCACCTCCCATGAGGAAACCGTGTCGGGGCGACTTCGCAAAGTCTACGAGCTAACGGAAAGAGGGCACAAGGCATTCGAAGTGGCAGTCGCAGCCTGGATGGAGGTGACGCAGAGCCTGATCGACTGCCAGCGTCTCGTCAGACGGTCTCCCCTAACCGACGAACCCGTGTAGTTTTTTTAGCCAAATACATCGATCATCTATGCATTGATGGTCAACTTAATAAGGGAGCTATACATGCAACCAAAACTGCCAATCGCAGTGATCGGCGCAGGTCCGGTAGGATTGGCTGCGGCGGCACATCTTATTCAGCGTGGGCTAGAACCGGTCATTTTCGAGCGCGGAGAGCATGCGGCAACGGCGGTAAGACAGTGGGGCCATGTGAGGGTTTTCACCCCATGGACTTATGTCATCGATTCCGCCGCCCGCGCATTGCTGTCCGAGATCGACTGGACGGAACCGCAACCCGATGCCTTGCCGACTGGTGATGAGATCGTCGACGCCTATCTGGCGCCGTTGGCCGCCCATCCGTCAATTGCGGCACGACTTCATACCAACGCAACCGTAACAGACGTAACCCGTGACGGCGCCTCGAAAATCCATTCCGAGGGTCGCGAAACGGCATCGTTCGCTGTCCATTGGCGCGATGCTGCAGGTATCGCTAATCGCACGCTCGTCAGCGCCGTTATTGATGCGTCTGGAACATGGTTCGACGCAAATCCGATTGGGATCGGCGGGCTACCTGTTCCGGGCGAGACTGACGCGGCCGACCGGATCGAGTACCGCATTCCCGATGTTCTTGGGCGGGATCGTGCGACCTATGCCGGTCAAAGGATCTTGTTGCTCGGCGGCGGTCATTCCGCAGCAAATGTCGCCCTCGACCTTGCGACACTGCATGGGCAACACCCTGACACCCGGATCTCCTGGGGGATTCGGCGCAAGTCGATTGAGAGTTTGTTGGGGGGCGGCGCCGATGACGAGCTGCCGGCACGCGGCCAGCTTGGCCTTGCGGCCAAAGACGCGATTGATACCGGCACACTTGAACTCCTTGCTCCCTACGCTGTTGATCGGATCGAGCGTATCGGCGACGGGATCAAGGTCTTCGGCCACCGTGCTGGCGTTCCCATGGAATTGGTCGTCGACCGCATCGTGGTCACCACCGGTTTCCGCCCCAATATCGACATGTTGCGGGAGCTTCGCGTGGAGCTCGACCCGATGCTCGAAGCGCCTCCGAAGCTTGCGCCCTTGATCGATCCGAACGTCCACTCATGCGGCTCCGTTCCGCCCCATGGCGTAGCTGAGCTCGCCCACCCGGAACCAGGCTTTTTCATCGTGGGCATGAAGTCCTATGGCCGGGCCCCCACCTTCTTGATGCTGACCGGCTATGAGCAAGTACGTTCCGTAGCCGCGGAACTGGCGGGAGACCATGACGCCGCCCGCCGTGTCGAGCTGAAACTGCCCGAAACTGGTGTGTGCGGTGGCTTTACGGCGGCATCCTGCTGCGAACCGGAAGCCGAAACGGATCTGACATCCTCACAAGAAACCGAAGCTGAAGAATCGGTTTCGTGACGGCGGGCGGTGTTCAAGAGTCCAAGCTACACGGCGTGATGGCGGACGAACGGTTCTTCATCACCGCGCTCGGCATCGGACAGATCTGTTCCTGGGGAACGCTCTACTACAGCTTCCCCCAGGTTACAGAAGCCATGGCGCTTGAATTCGGCTGGTCCCGCGCGGAGCAGTACGGACCGTTGACATTCGGCCTCGTGCTTTCCGCGATGCTCAGCTACCCGATTGGGGCAGCCATCGACCGTGGATACGGTCGTGTCATTCTCGCGGGCGCATCCCTGGCAGCCGGATTGTTGATGGGTCTGTGGTCGCTGGTGTCAACTCTGGCTGGCTTCTATCTGATCTTTGCCGGGATTGCGGCGCTGTTCGCCGCCACACTCTACGAGCCAGCCTTTGCCGTCGTCGGTCGTCGCGTTGGACCGGCTCATGCCCGCCGGGGGATCACGGCCCTTACCCTTTGGGGTGGATTTGCCAGCACCGTTTTCGTGCCCCTCATCGAATTGGTAATGGACGTCTATGGCTGGCGGGCCGTCCTATGGCTCCTGGCTCTGGTGAATATCGGCATCTGCGCCCCGCTTTACGCTACGGCGATCCGCCCTCGGCTGGACAAGGCCAAAGACACGGACCGGACCGTATCGACAGATGGCGGGCGATGCATCTCGCCCTCACAGGAAAGCATCGTCCGGCGCTTGGTTGGACGACCCGTTTTCTGGTTCATCGCCGTCTTCTTCATCGCCCAGGCCGCTCTGATGTCGGCCTTCATCTTTCACCTTTATCCCCTCCTGTTGGAGCGTGGACTGGGGGCGCAGGACGTGGTGATGGTAATTGCCGTTATCGGGCCGGCACAAGTGGCCGGCCGGCTGGCGATCTCGCTGTTGGCAAACAATGCCTCAATCACTGCGATAGGGGCCGTCACTGTCGGGGTCATGCTGGTCGTGTTTGCCGCGCTGGCCTTTCTCGATGCGGGTCTCGCGACCATTATCGCCATCGCGTCGGCCTACGGTGCCGCAAATGGCGTGATGACGATCGTGCGCGGGCTGACGGTGCCTGAACTGCTAACGACCAGGTTCTACGGAACGATCAACGGCCTACTGGCGGCTCCATCAACCATCGCCAAGGCACTCGCCCCGGTCGGAGCAGCTTATTTATGGGATCTTTCAGGCAGTTACGAACTCGTCGTCGTCGCGTTACTTTTCGGAGCGCTCATTATGAGTTCTGCATACTGGGGAGCCATTCTCATCAAAGCCACCAGCGATCGCGCCGAACCAAACATGCGTCACCGTCAGTAAGAGAAGCCGCAAGTTCACGCCAATACCGTTTTCAGGCGCCTTATCGTCCGACCAACGTCTTTATGCCGAAGAGAACCATTGCACCGGCGAGCACACGATTGACAGCAGTAGATGCGGCCAAGTATCGGCGACGAACTTCATGAGTTGATAGAAGTCGCGCGGAGACTCCATACCAAGCGAGTTCCATTAGGAAGCCTCCAGCCAGGATCGCGAGGCGCGTAGCTAGGGATGCATGCTCGGGAATCGCCACGGCATAGATGCTTACGAAAAAGACCACGGCTTTGGGGTTCGACAGATTGACCATCATGCCGCGCCACATCCCGGCCCCGAACCCAATTCGCTGGGCAGTGTCGGAATTGCCATGCGTCGATTCCACGTGACCGCTCCTCTGTTCCCGCCAGATTTTCACGCCGAGCCAGATCAGATAAGCGCCACCGAGAACCTGTAGCACGCGGAGCGCCCATCCCATGCTCTGAACCACCAGAAGAAGACCGGCCATTGAAAGCGCTGCGTAGAAAGCGGCTGCGCTTGCGAGACCCACAATCGCGCCCGTGGCGACGCGTGCTTGTCCTGACAATGCGGTTTGTGCAACGAGGGTGAAAGCAGGACCCGGGCTGACGACCACAAGCGCGTAAACACCGAGCGTCGTGTAGATGATACCGAGTTCCGAATACAGACTGGAACCGAACACGTTGCATTACCTCTTCAAAGATAAGCGGTGATGTAACCGATAGAAGCGCTCGTTATCAAAACGCAGCATGTGAATCGGCAATTCATTAACGGGCAACGACTGATATACATGCTTCCTGCGGATGACACAGTGTAGTGCACAAGGCCTTACACCCTGGTATCCACGGTTCCCCGGCCGTTCATCCATGCATTCCCGCGCGCCATCCGGCCGCTGGAATCGATCCCGCGGGATCTCCACAAATGCCGTCATCTCAATCAGGAGCGACGGATCGTAGAGCGAGACCACTTCGACGGTCGTCGTCACTGGATACGGCGGATCGAAATAACCCTTTCGGATATCGCCAGCCTGCATGAATGCTGAGATATCCGTGGTGTATTGCGTCAGTGAGA from the Kaustia mangrovi genome contains:
- a CDS encoding PadR family transcriptional regulator, translating into MSLSKFFILSALHRRPMHGYDIAKEVARMSNGCCSPTEGTIYPVLRQYEDGGYVTSHEETVSGRLRKVYELTERGHKAFEVAVAAWMEVTQSLIDCQRLVRRSPLTDEPV
- a CDS encoding IS3 family transposase (programmed frameshift), encoding MAKRRKFSDQFKAKVALEALRGDRTIQEIAAKHQVHPNQMSQWKRQAVDGMADVFACGGKADGPTEAEAKELHAKIGRLAVENDFLSQGLKPMSPAEKKIMICRSHPELSVSQQCRLVKLSRSAFYYEAVGIDDATLAVMTAVDKAFTKYPFFGSRQIATYLQRDGIGVGRHRVRRLMRIIGMEAIYKRPNTSQPHPQHPVYPYLLRNMTIDQPNQVWCADITFVPVRRGFLYLVAIMDWATRKVLSWRLSNTMYAEFCVEALKEAIVRFGSPGIMNTDQGSQFTGSAWITTLSEAGVRISMDGRGRCMDNIFIERLWRSLKQEAIYLEELTDGFKARRVIGDWMTFYNTERPHSALERRTPREAYWQSRDEKLAA
- a CDS encoding LysE family translocator, whose protein sequence is MFGSSLYSELGIIYTTLGVYALVVVSPGPAFTLVAQTALSGQARVATGAIVGLASAAAFYAALSMAGLLLVVQSMGWALRVLQVLGGAYLIWLGVKIWREQRSGHVESTHGNSDTAQRIGFGAGMWRGMMVNLSNPKAVVFFVSIYAVAIPEHASLATRLAILAGGFLMELAWYGVSARLLSTHEVRRRYLAASTAVNRVLAGAMVLFGIKTLVGR
- a CDS encoding MFS transporter, coding for MTAGGVQESKLHGVMADERFFITALGIGQICSWGTLYYSFPQVTEAMALEFGWSRAEQYGPLTFGLVLSAMLSYPIGAAIDRGYGRVILAGASLAAGLLMGLWSLVSTLAGFYLIFAGIAALFAATLYEPAFAVVGRRVGPAHARRGITALTLWGGFASTVFVPLIELVMDVYGWRAVLWLLALVNIGICAPLYATAIRPRLDKAKDTDRTVSTDGGRCISPSQESIVRRLVGRPVFWFIAVFFIAQAALMSAFIFHLYPLLLERGLGAQDVVMVIAVIGPAQVAGRLAISLLANNASITAIGAVTVGVMLVVFAALAFLDAGLATIIAIASAYGAANGVMTIVRGLTVPELLTTRFYGTINGLLAAPSTIAKALAPVGAAYLWDLSGSYELVVVALLFGALIMSSAYWGAILIKATSDRAEPNMRHRQ
- a CDS encoding RidA family protein, with the protein product MAECFNPGDFWVPFGAFSQMVIGGGGQPVHLKGQVALNRDGEVVGAGDMRAQVRQVLDNISLLLASVNGRMSDIVSLTQYTTDISAFMQAGDIRKGYFDPPYPVTTTVEVVSLYDPSLLIEMTAFVEIPRDRFQRPDGARECMDERPGNRGYQGVRPCALHCVIRRKHVYQSLPVNELPIHMLRFDNERFYRLHHRLSLKR
- a CDS encoding FAD-dependent oxidoreductase, whose amino-acid sequence is MQPKLPIAVIGAGPVGLAAAAHLIQRGLEPVIFERGEHAATAVRQWGHVRVFTPWTYVIDSAARALLSEIDWTEPQPDALPTGDEIVDAYLAPLAAHPSIAARLHTNATVTDVTRDGASKIHSEGRETASFAVHWRDAAGIANRTLVSAVIDASGTWFDANPIGIGGLPVPGETDAADRIEYRIPDVLGRDRATYAGQRILLLGGGHSAANVALDLATLHGQHPDTRISWGIRRKSIESLLGGGADDELPARGQLGLAAKDAIDTGTLELLAPYAVDRIERIGDGIKVFGHRAGVPMELVVDRIVVTTGFRPNIDMLRELRVELDPMLEAPPKLAPLIDPNVHSCGSVPPHGVAELAHPEPGFFIVGMKSYGRAPTFLMLTGYEQVRSVAAELAGDHDAARRVELKLPETGVCGGFTAASCCEPEAETDLTSSQETEAEESVS
- a CDS encoding bifunctional helix-turn-helix transcriptional regulator/GNAT family N-acetyltransferase — translated: MTATDFMMIGRIRDASRRLVRELGFMEATLAGADLTPSAVHAIIEVGSGRTTNARGLTQTLRLEKSTVSRLLKNLIADGYLTEQRDDCDTRMKRLALTERGQASLAGITDYAVDQVTEAISSLSAKDVATIAKGLEIYAAALGSTDHASETKATISEGYRPGIIGRMLQMHAEYYARTVGFGAAFETGLATDMGAFFSRLENEENGFWVAEIDGRPVGTIAIDGEDLGQGIAHLRWFITAEDLQGQGIGKRLIDTALRFVDSRSMRETRLWTFQGLDAAKHLYERVGFELVEEKPGQQWGSEVLEQQFLRVSPLQA
- a CDS encoding LysR family transcriptional regulator translates to MIDLRQLRQFIAVAEELHFHRAAERLNMSQPPLTATVRRLEEEIGTELLERGNRVIRLTPAGKALLEHALLTVEQADLAVTAARDAAAGRTGTLRLTYVGSAMYGRLAETVRAFRRAFPDVRLELKEATTAAQVATLREGLCDIAVLLPPLPDDTGLHMSAFDEDRFAIALPASHSLAAKRDLALSDLADEPFVMWPAAEGRGFHHQVIQLCATAGFVPQVVQEAHQMHGVLALVAVEIGVSVVPASMTGFRAAEIVYRPLDVAGSDFTLFLCRSDEPLSAAAQNFVDIASR